From the genome of Corallococcus macrosporus DSM 14697:
GCGCAAAGCGTTTCAGACCTGGCCTGGCGCATTCATGAACGAGGCGGCTTCCGACGGTGCACCTGGCGCCAGGGCACGCAAGACGCCTTGTCAGCACGCTTTGCCCTGCGCCGCGTCGTCGCCGCGGGCGTCCCCCAGCGCGAGCAGGAGCCCCTGACGTTGCTCATTGAATGGCGAGACGGCGAGCCCGAGCCCGCCAACTACTTCCTGATTTCCCTGCCAGAAGGACGAACGAAGCGGCAGCTCATCCGCCTAGTGATGCAGCGATGGAGAACCGAGCGCGTCTACGAAGACCTCAAGGGGGAGTTGGGGCTGGACCATTACGAAGGCCGCCGCTACCCCGGCTGGCATCACCACGTCTCCGTCGCGCTGTGCTGCTACGCTTTCCTCGTGGCCGAACGCACGCGGCGTTTTCCCCCCTCGGCCCGAAGGGCGGCTGAAGCCCACGCGCAGCCCCTCTCGGCCTGAGCGCCACTTCCACGACAGCTTCATCACCGCACGACTCGCGATGGCGCGGGTGATTGCCACCTGGATGCCGCGCTGTCCCACCTGCCACCGCGCCAACCAGCACCGCACCTCTCGTCGCCTGCTCGGCCTCCCCGTCCACCCCTCGGGCCCCTGACGCAGTAGTGCTACCCCAGGCGGGCTTCCGCCTCACCTACTGTCATAACGCCACGCTGGGCCGCCGCGACTTCTACCGCCAGCTGTGTCTCGCCCTCGGCCTCACGCCGTCCGCCACCGCCGCCGCTGTCTTCTACGCCGTCTCCAGCCACGTGGAGGAACTCGGTCGCGAGCGCGTCCACCCCGTCTTCCTCCTCGACGAGGCGCACCTGCTCCACCAGGACGTGCTCGACCACCTCCACATCCTCCTGAACTACCAGTGGGACTCGAAGGCGCTCCTCTCCCTCATCCTCGTCGGCCTGCCCGAGCTCGACTCGCGGCTCGCGATGCGCCGTAACCGCAGCCTCGCCTCCCGACTCGCACGCCGGCTCACCATCGACGCGCTTCATCCCGATTGTTGCCGCGCACCTTTGTTGATGGTCCGGTGAGCCGCTTGGTTGATGGCCTCGGGACTACGGTTCCCCAGTCGCGTCAAGGCCTTGGCCGCCTCCGGCGGTGCCCTTCGGGCAGCCCTGACTCGACCGGAGAACCGCAGGATGGGAGCAATCAGTTCCGCTTCTCGCGGAATCTGCTGTCGCGTCAATGGCTTGGGTCCCATCACGAGCGAGATTTCTGGTGGTCCGGCTCTGTGATGGCATTTACGGAGCCTCTCCTCGGGAGTCCCTCAACCAGTGTGCGCGAGAGCAGGCGTCCGTCCCTCAAATAGCGTGCGCGGCAACACCGATGACACCGCGGAGTACCTCCGCCTGCGCCTGAAGAATGCGGGCTGCGAGCGAGAACTCTTCGCCTCTGACGCGATGGCGATGCTCCACGAGGCCGCCTCCGGCGCTCACCGCGACATCGACCGGCTCGCGACCACTGCGCTTCGCGAGGCCGCGCGTCGCAAGAAAAAGCTCGTCGAGCGCGACGTACGTATGCGCTGCACGAGCCCCGTCTTCCGTAGGCCGGACGGACGCCGCATGCTGGCGGCGTGAATGGGACGCTTTCAGCGCGGCGACGACTGCTCTTCGGGCGAGGCCGCAACCGGCGCCGGGACGGTGAGTTCGCCCACCTCGGCGTCGAGTTCGGAGGGGAGGAGGCGAGCGCGCGTAGCGGCCCAGTACTTGGGAGCGAGCTCGAGGTAGCGCTGGTGGGGCCAGTGGGCCAGCACGCGCAGGATGTCGCGCAGGTAGGTCTCGGGCTCGAGTCCGTGCAGTCGCGCGGTGGCGATGAGGGTGAAGAGGTGGCCGGCGCGCTCGGCATGGTCATCGCTCCCGACGAAGAGCCAGGCCTTGCGTCCGACGGCAATCCTTCTCAATTCTCTCTCGGAGCGGTTGTTCTCAAGCAGCAGCCGTCCGTCGTCGAGGAAGCAGCGCAGCGCCTCGCGCTGGCGCACGGCGTAACCGAGGGCCCGGCGCAAGAGGCCGCGCTGCTCCCGCACCTTCTCGTACTCCTCCTGGGCCCAGACGAAGAAGGCGTCCACGTGCGCACGCAGGTGGGCATGCCTCAGCCGGTGAATCTCCTCCGGGGGCTTGTCCCTCCATGTCGCTTCCAACTGGAAGAGGCGACTGATGCGCGCCAGCCCCTCCCTGGCGATGACGTCCTTGGCCGTCGCCGCCTCCCAGAAGCCCCGGCGGCAGTGCGCCCAGCACGCCACCTCCTGACACACCCCCTCCTCGCCGTCAGCGGGCGCGTCCTCGGCGGGACGGAAGAGGGCGTTGTAGACGCTCTTGGCGTCGGCCTGCACGTAGCCCTTGAAGCCCTTGAAGAGCTCCAGCACCGCGGCGCTCGTCTCCTTCGGCGTGTACTCGAAGAAGACGGCGTCCCTGTCGACTACCTGGACGAAGTAGTGGCCGCGTCGGCACGCCTGGCGAGGCCCCTCGGCGGGGGCCGGCTGCACCGCCACGCCCGTGGCGTCGGTGGCGATGCAGAAGGCGGTGGCCAGCGCCTCCTCGCGCATGGCGGCCACCACGGTGGTGCCCAGGGTGGCGCCCATGTCCTCCAGCCACCGCGCCATCGTCCCCCTGTCCACCGCCACGCCGTCGCGGGCCAGGCGCTTCTCCATGCGGAACAACGGCAGCCCGTCGCAGTACTTCTCGGTGGCCAGGTGGGCCAGCAGCGAGGGCGCCGCCAGGCAGCGGAAGAAGACTTCCTTGGGCGCCATGGCCGAGGCCAGCGTGGCCTCCCCGTCGGCCCCCACCGTGCGGTACTTCACCCGGGCGATGACGAGGCGCCGCATACCGCCGCGCTGCCAGGCCAGCTTGCAGCTCTCCTCGAAGCCGATTTTCTCCGCCTTCCCCTGGGCCACCAGCTCGTCGAAGAGAGGGTCCGCAATCACCACCCGCCTCTCTTCCAGCGGCAGACTCTTCAAGTCCCGCCGGCCCTTGGGCTTGGACTTCTGCTTCGCCCCCGCGCCGCCTGACGCCTCCGCCGAGGCCATGCCCAGTGTGCCGGCCACCTCTTCCAGGGCGCGCAGCTTCTGGGCGAATTCCAACTCCAACTGCTGGGTGTCCACCCGCTCCGCCTTGGCCATGAAGAGGCGGCGCTTGAGTAACTCCAACTCCAGCCGCAGCCTCTCGTGCGAGGCTTTCAGCACGTCCCGCTCCCTCTCCAACTGCGCGGCGCGCTGCCTCTCGGCGCTCAACAGCGCCTCGAGCTCGGCGATGCGCGCCTGCGCGGAAATGGGAGACTCGTGCGTGGACACCGCGGCCTTGTAACCACTCACCACCGCGCTGTCGACACCCACCTGGTGCCCCCGCGCGGTGGTGCGCCTGGCTCCTCTCAATGTGGGCGAGGGCCCCGCCTGGGCGCCTCCACGCGCAGCCCGTCCAGCAACTCCTCCAGCACGTGCTCCTCCACCGCCAGGCTGGTAGCGCCTTCCTCCAACCCTCGCGGCACCTGGAAGCAGCCGGTGTCCAGCCGCTTGTAGAAGAGGCACAGCCCCGTGCCGTCGTAGAAGAGTACCTTCAGCGCCGTGCGCCGCTTGCCGAAGAAGACGAAGAGGGCGCCGCTGCGAGGCTTGCGTCCCAGCCTCTCCTCCACCAACCCAGACAGCCGCTCGAAGCCCCAGCGCAAGTCAATCGGCTCCAGGCCCAGGAAGA
Proteins encoded in this window:
- a CDS encoding AAA family ATPase, whose protein sequence is MLPQAGFRLTYCHNATLGRRDFYRQLCLALGLTPSATAAAVFYAVSSHVEELGRERVHPVFLLDEAHLLHQDVLDHLHILLNYQWDSKALLSLILVGLPELDSRLAMRRNRSLASRLARRLTIDALHPDCCRAPLLMVR
- the tnpC gene encoding IS66 family transposase gives rise to the protein MGVDSAVVSGYKAAVSTHESPISAQARIAELEALLSAERQRAAQLERERDVLKASHERLRLELELLKRRLFMAKAERVDTQQLELEFAQKLRALEEVAGTLGMASAEASGGAGAKQKSKPKGRRDLKSLPLEERRVVIADPLFDELVAQGKAEKIGFEESCKLAWQRGGMRRLVIARVKYRTVGADGEATLASAMAPKEVFFRCLAAPSLLAHLATEKYCDGLPLFRMEKRLARDGVAVDRGTMARWLEDMGATLGTTVVAAMREEALATAFCIATDATGVAVQPAPAEGPRQACRRGHYFVQVVDRDAVFFEYTPKETSAAVLELFKGFKGYVQADAKSVYNALFRPAEDAPADGEEGVCQEVACWAHCRRGFWEAATAKDVIAREGLARISRLFQLEATWRDKPPEEIHRLRHAHLRAHVDAFFVWAQEEYEKVREQRGLLRRALGYAVRQREALRCFLDDGRLLLENNRSERELRRIAVGRKAWLFVGSDDHAERAGHLFTLIATARLHGLEPETYLRDILRVLAHWPHQRYLELAPKYWAATRARLLPSELDAEVGELTVPAPVAASPEEQSSPR
- the tnpB gene encoding IS66 family insertion sequence element accessory protein TnpB (TnpB, as the term is used for proteins encoded by IS66 family insertion elements, is considered an accessory protein, since TnpC, encoded by a neighboring gene, is a DDE family transposase.), whose protein sequence is MIPHGVEIFLGLEPIDLRWGFERLSGLVEERLGRKPRSGALFVFFGKRRTALKVLFYDGTGLCLFYKRLDTGCFQVPRGLEEGATSLAVEEHVLEELLDGLRVEAPRRGPRPH